Proteins from one Coregonus clupeaformis isolate EN_2021a chromosome 29, ASM2061545v1, whole genome shotgun sequence genomic window:
- the LOC121545018 gene encoding hepatocyte nuclear factor 3-beta: protein MMLGAVKMEGHEHTDWSTYYGEPECYTSVGNMNTGLGMNSMNTYMSMSGMSTTANMTANSMNMSYVNTAMSPSMTGMSPGTGAMNSMGAGMTAMSAALSPSMSPMTAQPPSMNSLTSYANMNAMSPMYGQSSINRSRDPKTYRRSYTHAKPPYSYISLITMAIQQSPSKMLTLAEVYQWIMDLFPFYRQNQQRWQNSIRHSLSFNDCFLKVPRSPDKPGKGSFWTLHPDSGNMFENGCYLRRQKRFKCDGQKKMCKDSGRKTSEGGSNSSSESCNGNESPHSNSSPNDHKRSLSDMKSIQAMSPEHAASPVSHSQVHGHLMSQHHSVLAHEAHLKPEHHYSFNHPFSINNLMSSEQQHHKMDLKTYEQVMHYSGYGSPMAGALSMGSMGKVGLDSSSIPTDASYYQGVYSRPIMNSS from the exons ATGATGCTTGGAGCAGTTAAAATGGAAGGACACGAACACACAGACTGGAGCACCTACTACGGAGAGCCCGAG TGTTACACCTCGGTTGGCAACATGAACACAGGCCTGGGCATGAACTCAATGAACACCTACATGAGCATGTCGGGCATGAGCACCACGGCCAACATGACAGCCAACTCCATGAACATGTCCTATGTCAACACGGCCATGAGCCCCTCCATGACCGGCATGTCACCGGGCACCGGAGCCATGAACAGCATGGGCGCGGGCATGACAGCCATGAGCGCCGCGCTCAGTCCCAGCATGAGCCCCATGACCGCGCAGCCTCCGTCCATGAACTCCCTTACGTCCTACGCCAACATGAACGCCATGAGCCCCATGTATGGACAGTCCAGCATCAACAGATCTAGGGACCCCAAGACATACCGGAGAAGCTACACTCACGCCAAGCCCCCATACTCTTACATTTCCCTCATCACCATGGCTATCCAACAGTCCCCCAGCAAGATGCTGACGCTGGCCGAGGTCTATCAGTGGATCATGGATCTTTTCCCGTTTTACCGACAGAACCAGCAACGCTGGCAGAACTCAATTCGCCACTCTCTATCCTTCAATGATTGTTTCCTCAAGGTGCCTAGATCTCCGGATAAGCCCGGCAAGGGCTCGTTTTGGACACTCCACCCGGATTCGGGGAACATGTTCGAGAACGGCTGCTATCTGAGGAGGCAGAAGCGGTTTAAGTGTGACGGCCAAAAGAAGATGTGCAAGGATTCAGGCAGGAAGACATCGGAGGGTGGCTCTAACAGCAGCTCGGAGAGTTGCAACGGCAACGAGTCCCCCCATTCCAACTCGTCCCCGAACGACCACAAAAGGTCTCTGTCAGACATGAAGTCGATCCAGGCTATGAGTCCGGAGCACGCCGCCTCACCGGTGTCCCACTCCCAGGTGCATGGGCACCTCATGTCCCAGCATCACTCGGTCCTCGCACACGAAGCGCACCTGAAACCCGAGCATCACTACTCGTTCAACCACCCCTTCTCCATCAATAACCTCATGTCCTCTGAGCAACAGCATCACAAAATGGACCTAAAGACTTACGAGCAGGTGATGCACTATTCCGGCTACGGTTCCCCCATGGCCGGGGCGCTGTCCATGGGTTCAATGGGAAAAGTAGGCTTGGATTCCTCGTCAATACCCACTGACGCATCTTACTATCAAGGCGTCTACTCCAGGCCTATTATGAACTCCTCATAA